Below is a window of Congzhengia minquanensis DNA.
CACCAACTGGTCGATGACTGCAAACCGCCACGACCATTTTGAAATGGTTTATATAAAAAAAGGGACTGCTGTTTTTCAAATTGAGGGGATCGATGTCAGCATGACGCCGCACTCCATTGTCATTATCAAGCCCGGCAGGTCGCATAAGTTTGTGGTGAAATCCGACGTGTGCGAGTTCATTGTGCTGAGCTTTACCTTTAAAACCCAGAAAAATGAGCTTGACAGCCACGTGTCGCTTACGGATTTTATTGAATATATTGAAGATGAGGCCACCGGCGATTACCTGCATTTAACGCTGTCTAAGAAAAACGACATTGTTCACGTAATGAACCGAATTTTAAGGGAGCGCATGAAATATCAGGTGTGGGGCGATTTTTTAAGCTGTTTGTTAATTATTGAGCTGTTTGTGCTCCTTTCCCGTACTCTTAAGCAGGAGTGGGAACAGAGTGCAAAAAACCGTAATTTGAAACTTCACGAGCTGTTAGGCATTGCAAAGGAATATATCGACAACAACTACGACAAGGATTTGACGTTAACTCAAGTTGCCAAATATATTTATCTTTCCGACAGTTATTTTGCGCATTCTTTTAAAGATAAATTCGGAATCAGCCCCAAAAGTTATATTTTAAAGGTGCGCATTGAGGCAGCAAAGGAATATTTGCAGAATACCGACGTAAAAGTGGCGGACGTTGCAAAAATGGTTGGGTTTTCCAGCCAGCAGCGGTTTAATGATATTTTCAGAAAGCACGAGAACGTAACGCCGCTGTCTTATCGTCAAAAGTGTAAGATTGACCGTTTAAACGTAAGCGACTATCAAAACCGCATTCCGCCGAAAGACGCCGAATAGCAAGAAAAAAGCCGCCCTATAAAAAGGGCGGCTTTTTTGAACTTCTCTAAAATTAGAACTGTTCCCTATTCTGATTTTTGTTCTGATTTTGATTGTTCTGGTTTCTGTTTTGGTTGTTGTTCTGGTTATTTTGGTTCTGATTCTGGTTCTGGTTATTCTGGTTTCTGTTTTGGTTGTTGTTCTGATTCTGATTGTTCATTTTTTTCCTCCCAAAGCTTGGTTAAAGTATTATTTGAGCACACTTTTGCGCTCAATACTATTATGCAAAATACGCTTTGGAATTATACGAAAAAATTTTTTAAATCAAATTATTTTGTCAAAACCTGTTTTTCCTGCCCCGGTCGTACGACCGCAAAATCAGCTCCACAAACTCCTCG
It encodes the following:
- a CDS encoding helix-turn-helix transcriptional regulator produces the protein MPNSDQLPRAWDELVEKLTYMPAIVKTIEKIHDTNWSMTANRHDHFEMVYIKKGTAVFQIEGIDVSMTPHSIVIIKPGRSHKFVVKSDVCEFIVLSFTFKTQKNELDSHVSLTDFIEYIEDEATGDYLHLTLSKKNDIVHVMNRILRERMKYQVWGDFLSCLLIIELFVLLSRTLKQEWEQSAKNRNLKLHELLGIAKEYIDNNYDKDLTLTQVAKYIYLSDSYFAHSFKDKFGISPKSYILKVRIEAAKEYLQNTDVKVADVAKMVGFSSQQRFNDIFRKHENVTPLSYRQKCKIDRLNVSDYQNRIPPKDAE